Genomic window (Brevinematales bacterium):
TGTTCCTGAAAATGTGAAAAGTAAATTGATTCAAGATACCGTTTTGGAATTTTATTCAAAAGTTGAAGATATAAGTAACAGATACTCAAATCTGATATACCAGAAGCAAACAAATATACAGTTTTTGAAGAGCTCTTTGAAAGAGCTTAAGTCAAAACTATCTCTTTTACCTCAAGATGTACTTTCTTCATATAAGAGGGTAGTTGGTATAGAAATTGATAAAACTAGGAAGTATTATGAAAATGTTGTAAGGTCTCTCATTTCAAAGTATCAGGATTATTTATCATATCAGGAAAGGTATGTATATGACCTTACTGAGACATTGATATTGAGATATAACCCAGTGATTACAAATCCTAGAATAATAAGTGTTCTCGATGAAGTTGAGTCTAGTAGATATAATCCAAGAATTATTTACAGTTTGCCGCTGATTGATAGTGAGCTTTCTAACTATGCTTTAGATATAGTTAACAAGACTATGAATATGAGGATTCTTTTTGAAGAAATATCAAAAATACCGTTTACTAATTCACTACCTAAATTGTTCGAAAAGCAAGAGGATTTGTTTGATGATTTACTGAATCTTTATCATAGTTTGATAAGGAGGTATCTTGAATACTTTATAAAGGCCAATACCGCTTTACTTCTTAAAGCTAATAGTCTCGAGTATTTCGTAAGGACGCTCGTAAAAAATACCAAGGGCATTGATGGATTGGTTGTAGATAATAGAGATCCTTCAAATATAACCGTTGCGTTAAAAGAAGATTATTCTAACGATTCATACAATTTTTCTCTTTACCGTCAGGGTAGGTTTATAGGTTACGGAACTCTAGTTCTAGTGACTAATAGGTACATCGTAAAAGATTTTACTTTTGTAACAAACGAAAAAATATTGCTTATGGATGGGGTTGTAATAACTAAGTAATTTTGAGATACTGTAAGAATTTTGTAGATTATTCCTAGAAATTTTGTTGATACTTTGGAATTTTTTTAGATTATATATTTAGAGAGTTTTGTATGATAAATTTGAATTAGTTTGGTGTTTATTATTAAATTTAATACTCAAAATATGAAAAAGTATAAGATACTTAAAAAAACCAGATTAGGGCAGATTATTGAAGAAAAAGATGAGGAAAGTACAGTAGGGCTTACTAAGACTGAAATTGTAAAGATTTTTCCTGATGGACTTGAGTTGGAATCTGGTGCTTTATTACCTGGTCCTATTGAGGTTGCGTACGAAACCTATGGTACTCTGAATGAAAACAGAGATAATGTTATATTAGTATGTCATGCTTTATCAGGTTCTGCTCATTCAGCTGGGTATATGAGAGAGATAGAAAATGGTGTTTTGGATGGTAATACTGAAGGATGGTGGGAGGATGTTATAGGACCTAACAAAGGTATAGATACTAAGAAGTATTTTGTTATTTCTTCAAATTTTCTGGGTAGTTGTTATGGTACTACAGGTCCTGCTTCAATAAATCCAAAAACTGGAGAAATATATGGTCTTTCATTTCCTGTTATAACTATTGGTGATATGGTTAAGGTTCAAAGGGAACTGTTGAGATATTTAGGAATAGATAAAGTTGTTTCTGTGGTTGGTGGTTCAATGGGAGGTATGCAAGCTTTAGAGTGGTCTTTGATGTATCCTGAGATCGTTGAAAGTGCTATTGTTATAGCAGCGACTGCTAATTGTTCTGCTCAAAATATAGCATTTGACGCAGTAGGGAGAAATGCTATAATGTCTGATCCTAATTGGGCTCAGGGAGATTATTACAAAAAGAACACTTTTCCTTCAAAAGGCTTAAGTATAGCAAGAATGATAGGTCACATAACTTATCTCAGTGGTGAGTCGATGGATGTAAAGTTTGGTAGAAAATTTATAAACGATAAAACGTACGATGTAGATGAGTTTGATTTTGAAGTTGAAAGTTATCTAGGGTATCAGGGTGAAAAGTTTGTAAAAAGATTTGATGCAAATTCTTATCTTTACATAACCAAGGCTATGGATTACTTTGATCTACCTCAGAAGTATGGTGATGGGGATCTAAAAAAAGCATTTAGAAGAGCAACTTCGAGATATTTGTTTATATCGTTTTCGTCTGATTGGCTTTTTCCACCACAAGAGTCTATTGAGATGGTTTCTGCTCTTATATCTCTAAATAAAGATGTGTCTTACGTAAACATAGAGTCAATACATGGGCATGACTCATTTTTGGTTGATACAGAATTTGAAAGCAAAGTTATAAAAGCTTTTATTGATTCTGTTTATGAGAAGAAAGAGTTAGAGAGATAGTATGAGAAGGGATTTGGAAATAATATCTGAAATAATATCTTCGGGGGCAAGAGTGTTGGATTTGGGGTGCGGAAATGGAGAGTTACTACTGTATCTTAAGAATAAGAAGTCAATATATGGTTTAGGAGTTGAAATTGATGCAGAGGAAGTTAGAGAATGTTTATCTAAGGGGCTTAATGTTATACAGTATGATATAAATAGAGGATTAAATTTTATAGGTGATGATGCTTTTGATTATGTGGTTTTGAGTAAAACAATACAACAGCTTAAATCTCCAGGCAAACTTCTAGAAGAAGTGTTGAGAATATCTAGGAACGCTATTATAAGTTTTCCAAATTTTGGTAACATTAAAGTTAGAACTTATCTACTGTTTAGAGGACAGATGCCAGTTACATCTGAACTACCATATTCTTGGTTTGATACCCCAAATATTCATCTTTTTACTCTCAAAGATTTTGTTAATCTATGTAGGATAAAAGGAGTAAAAATTGAAAAAATAATACCTATAACAAAATTTGGATGTAAAAGTATGATAATTAATTTACTTCCTAATCTTCTTGCTGAAGAAGTGATAGTAGTTGTTAGGAAGTAGATGGTATTTGGATATTTTAGATTTAAAGCAATTTCTTGGAAAATTTTGCAATGAATGTAATTTGACTTTTTGTTGTATAGGATGTTATAATTAACGTCACATTTCTAAGGTGTAGTTATGGCTAAGAAAGAGGTAAAAGCTATTGTAAAACTTCAGATACCTTCTGGTGAAGCAACACCAGCTCCTCCTGTTGGTCCTGCTCTAGGTCAGCATGGTGTCCCTATTATGGATTTTGTTAAAAAATTCAATGAAGCTACTGCTTCTCAAAAGGGTTTAATAGTTCCTGTTGTTATAACTGTTTATACTGATAGAACTTATGAGTTTGTTGTTAAAACCCCACCAACTTCAATTTTGATAAAGAAAGAACTTGGTATAGAAAAAGGGTCCTCTGCTCCTAATGTTCAGAAAGTTGGTA
Coding sequences:
- a CDS encoding homoserine O-acetyltransferase; its protein translation is MKKYKILKKTRLGQIIEEKDEESTVGLTKTEIVKIFPDGLELESGALLPGPIEVAYETYGTLNENRDNVILVCHALSGSAHSAGYMREIENGVLDGNTEGWWEDVIGPNKGIDTKKYFVISSNFLGSCYGTTGPASINPKTGEIYGLSFPVITIGDMVKVQRELLRYLGIDKVVSVVGGSMGGMQALEWSLMYPEIVESAIVIAATANCSAQNIAFDAVGRNAIMSDPNWAQGDYYKKNTFPSKGLSIARMIGHITYLSGESMDVKFGRKFINDKTYDVDEFDFEVESYLGYQGEKFVKRFDANSYLYITKAMDYFDLPQKYGDGDLKKAFRRATSRYLFISFSSDWLFPPQESIEMVSALISLNKDVSYVNIESIHGHDSFLVDTEFESKVIKAFIDSVYEKKELER
- the metW gene encoding methionine biosynthesis protein MetW, whose protein sequence is MRRDLEIISEIISSGARVLDLGCGNGELLLYLKNKKSIYGLGVEIDAEEVRECLSKGLNVIQYDINRGLNFIGDDAFDYVVLSKTIQQLKSPGKLLEEVLRISRNAIISFPNFGNIKVRTYLLFRGQMPVTSELPYSWFDTPNIHLFTLKDFVNLCRIKGVKIEKIIPITKFGCKSMIINLLPNLLAEEVIVVVRK
- the rplK gene encoding 50S ribosomal protein L11 yields the protein MAKKEVKAIVKLQIPSGEATPAPPVGPALGQHGVPIMDFVKKFNEATASQKGLIVPVVITVYTDRTYEFVVKTPPTSILIKKELGIEKGSSAPNVQKVGKLTKEQIRKIAQIKLPDTNADSIESVEKMVIGTARNMGIEVEV